The Oncorhynchus mykiss isolate Arlee chromosome Y, USDA_OmykA_1.1, whole genome shotgun sequence genomic sequence TAGCGAACTAAAAGCCTGGCCGAGACAACAACCAAAACATCCTCCTCAGTCACAAAAGCTGACTGTTTAGTGGAGAGTGGTTTGGTTAGCCATCCTCCGCTACAATCATCCCCGTACATACACTGCCGGTAGTAGCCAgtcctgttgtgttgtgtgagCCTGCTGGGCCTTGAGGCTTCACTCTCTCTGGCCTATCTCAAGTGGATGCTGTGTCAGGGCCAGGAACACAGATAAGCCTGCCGTTCTTAGTCATCTCTAGAGCTGCTGCTGCGCTGCACTGGCCTAGAGGGGGACGGAGGGACCATCTGATAGGGGGCAGGCTGAGATTAAGCCAGGCTGGCCTGTATCTCCACGGGATTAACTCCTATCACAGACACTGTTCTCTCCCTGCTGATCCCATCCAGTTCTGGAGTAGACAATATAGTGctatctatgtacagtatatctacactacacaggaggctgttgagaggaggaaggctcataataatggcatttattccattccagccattactatgagcccgtcctccccaattaaggtgccaccaacctcctgtactACACTATGGGTATTATTCATTTAAACAGGGAGGATACTGGGTCTCTGGGATAGCTAAAactatttatatatttgtatttatatgttttatatatatattctgatTGATTAGGGAGCTGCTATATATTACTcaaagtgcatgtgtgtgtttctgagagGTGCACATGTCAGATGTCCCGGCAATGATAAACGTTAACTGTAAATACCAATCAGCCATCTTCATTCACCTCAAGTACATTCCAAAACAGAAATGGAAGAAGCCACAAATCTTCCTTCTACTAGTAGAGCGGGCCTACGGAAAACTATTAAAAATAGATAACCTATATGATAGCGTGTACACATATCGAACCAGCGCTTGCATCTAACCACATCCAGATGGAGTGTGTCTCTCCAGTCACGTCAGCTGACTTGCTCTGTAGAACAATGGCAGGACTTCAAAACCCACGGTCTCTCTGACCCTGTGTGTTCAGGTCCATGATAGGCGAcgcgtacaaaacattaggaacacctgctctatcCATGACATACACTGACTAAGTGAATctagatgaaagctatgatcccttattgatgtcacttgttaaatccacttcaatcagtgtagatgaaggggaggtgacATATttaagaaagatttttaagccttgaaacaattgagacatggattgtgtatatgtgccattcagagggtgaatgggcaggacaaaaaatgtaagtgcctttgaacagggtatggtagtaggtgccattttgatttgagtgtgtcaagaactgcaacagtgctggggttttcacgctcaacagtttcccgtgtttatcaagaatggcccaaacccaaaggacatccagccaacttgacacaactgtgggacgcattgaagtcaacatggaccagcatccctgttaACAGAATTCCCGTGTCTCATTCGGTTTTCAAAGGGAGAGACCACAGCAAATAGAATAATAGCATTTGTTCAACTTCACACATtcggtatatacagtgccttcggaaagtattcagaccccttgactttctccacattgttaggttacagccttattctaaaactgattaaatcatttttccccctcatcaatctacacacaataccccataaagacaaaataaccgattttttttgttttgttgctaattaaattttaaaaaaacacaaaacagaaatagaccctttaatcagtacttggttaaagcacttttggcagcgattacagcctcctgggtcttcttgggtatgatgctacaagcttggcacacctttatttgaggagtttctcccatcctctcaatctctgtcaggtttgatgggaagcgttgctgcacagctattttcaggtctctccagagacgttcaattgggtttaagtccgggctctggctgggccactcaaggacattcagagacttgtcccgaagccactcctgcgttgccttagctttgtgcttagggtcattgttctgttggaaggtgaaccttcgccccagtctgagctcctgagctttctggagcaggttttcatcaaggatcgctgtactttcctccgttcatctttgcctcgatactgactagtctcccagtccctgccgctgaaaaacatccccacagcatgatgctgccactaccatgctgttaccaggtttcttccagacgtgacgcttggcattcaggccaaatagttcaatcttgggttcatcagaccagaaaatcttgtttctcatggtctgagaatatttaggtgccttttgacaaactccaagcgggctgccatgtCATGTGcttctactgaggagtggcttccatctggccactctacaataaaggcctgattggtggagtgctgcagagatggttgtccttctggaagattctcccatctccacagaggaactccagagctctgtcagagagaccattgggttcttggtcacctccctgaccaaggcccttctcccccgattgctcagttcggccgggcggccaggtctaggaagagtcttggtggttccaaacatctatttaagaatgatggaggccactgtgttctttgggacattcaatgctgcagaaatgttttggtacccttccccagatctgtgcctcgacacaatcctgtctcgtagctctacAGGCAATTTCGTTgacctcatggcctggttttttgctctgacatgcagtcaactgttggaccttatataaacaggtgtgtgcctttccaaaacatgtccaatcaattgaatttaccacaggtggactcctatcaagttgtagaaacatctcaaagatgatcagtggaaacaggatgcacctgagctcaatttggagtcttacagcaaagggtctgaatacttaggtaaataaggtatctgttcatttttaatacattcgcaaaaatgtctaaaaacctgtttttgctttgtcattatggggtattgtgtgtagattgatgaggaacatgttttatttaatccattttagaataaggctgtaacgtaacaaaatgtggaaaaagtcaaggggtctgaatactttcccaaggcactgtaaatgatgATGAATGCAAAATTAAGTGTTGGCTATAACAAAAACAGTTTGATAAACACTTACATTTGTCAAAAACATACATATTTATCTAATGTAGGTTTAGTATGTTAAATTTATAAAATTTACTTTTTTGTATAGTTAAACAAATATGTAGTGAAAGCATTATATTCACACATATCTTTAGTTTTCAACATTACTCTATAATTTTTTTATATTAATGAAAATGTTAACATTTTAAACAACTTCACTAGGCTATTGAAAATCTGAGCCAAAACCCTGTTTTGAAGAATTTTAATCATGCACATTCCTTTTCCTTCTGTTACAAAGACCTTTCCCAAATATGTCCTGTTTAGTATGTAGAATAGAGTTAGTTATCTTATTGCTGAGCGATGGGAGACAATTTAGAGAGGCGAGACTTTGGTTTTGTGGCTCTTTGCTGACAGAAATGTTTCCTTAATTCTCCCTATTCTAAAGAACCTCAATCTCTACCACACTCTTGGCCCAGAGTCAAATCTCCCAACACCCTCCGGTTGCTCAGCTGTCAGCTGGGTCAAATGAATACAGATCTCTGAAATGACAACATGTTTGTAGTGACCCGTGGTTCCGCTGGCAGACTTCTCTGGGCTTTACTGCCCCCTTGTGGTGAAGAATGGCAGAAGGTTATTCTTGCACAATGTGGTCGACAACGTTCGACTCACTGGGCAGATTTGCATTATCTACTGTCATGGGTTTTTCTGTTCCTCCTAGGACTTTCTAACGAAAGAATGACACAGTCACATATGACAACAAACACATTTGTATTAGCTCTGAATTAATACACAAACAAATACCATATTAAGAGAGCAATCCATCTGGATAGGTTGTGAAGCAAATATATCTGTAAAATACAGGTTTCACTTGCTCTAGCCCAGTCATGCACAATCTCTGCATTAAGGCTAGAGGCACATAAAATATGTGTTTTCTCTCTTCCTACATCTGCACTGACCGAGGAGAAGAGTCATGAGAGGAAAGCAACTTTAGGCTATTGAGATCCACCATTGGAGTTTCTCCATAACCCTCTAATggaggttttaaaaaaaaaagcctcCACCCGTTGTCACCTATCTGCCAATCCTTCCATATCTCACTACAGCCTCCACACCTCATCTactcctcgccccctctctcacaGTCTCTTCTTCATCTTGCCCTTCTTGTGGACACCACGGCCAAAGCCAGACTTCTTCTGGTCGTTGAGGCGCTGCTTGCCCTTGCCCCGGAGCTTCTTCAAGCCTCCACTCTGCAGGAacttctgtttctctgtcttcctGCGCTGCTTCAGGATCTGGTCCCGGGTCTTCAGCTCCGAGCGCGGGCCCCGGGAGCCACCATCCCTCTGCTGCCCAGGGGGCCCCAGGGGCTGGGAGTTGGGGCCCCTGGACGGGCCACCTCGGCCCCGGCCAGGCCGCCCTCggcctggaagagagagagagggagtgagacaggGTTAGGGAAGAGAAGGGCCTAGGCAACATTTAAATTGTTCATCATTTATTTTAACATGCTGATAGCAAGTAGCATGGCCAAAATACATCGAACTGGATATTGCTGTGAGTGTTTTGGAATAGAACTTAGGTAGTAGAGCCCGTAGACAGGAGCTTGAACAATGTCAGCTTTACTTAAGAGACATTAGTCACTCATCAGACCCATCACAAACAAATGATCCAAACTAGCTACAGCCCTCTGATGAATTGCactcctacctcctcctccacgcCTCCTTCCTCTGCCTCCACCTCCGGTCTCTCCATCCGAATCTCCACCCCCTCCGTCGTCCACCTTGTACTTCTTCTTCCACTCCTCATAGCTAAGACACACAGGGTCAAGGAGATGGAACATCCTAATAACATTGCAGTGGTACAATTAAGAGTGAGAACTTATGCACAATAAGCTGAGGGCGTTGGTATTCCCCTCAGAGACCCTATTAACAGCTTTCATCAGTAAAGATCAGTCAGATGACAAAGATACAAGTTCTTCTTGTTCTTGTTGTTGATCATCTGTCCGCTCTccgtcctcttcttcttctggtCTGCCTCCTTTCCCGTTTCTTTGACGAAGCGCTTTCTCTTGCGATCCCTGCAGAGAGATGATGGAGATGTCAAGTGAGGTcgataggggtgtgtgtgtgtgtgtgcgcagcggTGTTCCCTCTTACCACTTCATCATGTGTTTGTGCTGGTTGAGTCTGTCTCCTTCGTCTCCCATCAGGTCCAGTACAGCAGTAGAGGCCTGCTGCTCAAACGTTGTGCCCTCTTTTCCCAGGCTCAGTCTGCAAACAGCAAACACTGAGTCATATCACTATGGCTCTGTTGTACTATAAGCCCACTCCCAGAATGACTATTTTGGTCTTGTGTTTAAAGCCGGTAAAGTGGAGTGGACTGTGTAGTCAGCTTTTCCCATACCCTCTCTCAGAGTTGAAGTCCTTGGGTCTGTAAGGGATGTAGTTCTCCTCATCGCGGCCAGTCTGTTTGGTCTTCTTGCTGACTGGCCTCTCCATATCGCCATCCTCCTGTggcttcctcctcttcccccccacCACCTCAGAGAACACACCCTGGTGGACAAATTACAGAAGTACAGCATGGGAGACATCCGGTCTAGTCATATGATACCACTTTGTCTGTGGTGGCGCTATGCGCCACTGTCGATTAGCATTGGAACACGTACATGCTAGATGGATACTCAGTAGCGCTAACCTGAAAGTCCTCCTCTTCACTGTCCTCCTGGTCTGCTGTGTGGTGAGTGGAGGGCAGTGGAGTGACAGGAACGTGATACCTGCCCTCTGCAGCCAGAACCTCCTTCTTCTGTGTGAACATATCCACCAGCCGCGTGTCCCTGGAGCGCTTGGCTCGCATCACCACGCTGGCATTGGTCTTGCTGTTCGAGTTGATCTCAAAGATCGTCTGGAGGAAAAGTGCCATGGTTGTTTAATACAGTATTACTAGCGGTTATTCATTCATTACAGAGAATAGCGTCCGATACGCATTTTTAAGCCCAACTCACAGCTCTAGCCTTGTAGCCCTTAATGCAGTCCACCATTTGAAGGCGTTCCAGTTCCATTTTCTCCAAGCCTGACCCTGAAGGGAAATGTGGGTTAATATCTTCGCAACATTAAGGAAGCGCCTGTGTGGGATTTCCatgagaaccctgaatctgatGAGGATCCACTGAGACAGAAACTTCATTTATTAATATCACAACATAATGGACCATCTGCAGCGCACTGGAAAGACCATTCTGTTCACAGGTCAGTCATCCTACTGACCTAACAGTGGGTGGACAGCCATGCTGGGGAGCTCTGTGTTCTTGACCCGTTTGAAGGACTCTGGCGAGGGCATGGGCCGGGACTTGATGTACTGCTTGTAGGCGTTGTCCGCTATGCGGCGCAGGTTCTGCAGGTCATGAGAGTTCTCATGGGCCGTGACCAGCTGGGATTCCTCATCATCCAGGATGCTCTGGGGAACACGACCAAACACACCGTCTGACTCTGGAGGGAGGGAAATTAAGCAGGGGATAGgggaagggacagagagaaataTGTGGGAGTAAGCAAGATAATTAATTGAGTGTCCATGATAGAAAACAAGTGTGACAAGAGAACTGAATGGGTTAGTAATGGTTccatcccctcacactgtgtatgACATGTTGTTGCCCAGTGCTGGTACCTTGTTGGTGGTCAGGTGTAGCCAGCTGAAGGGGTCTCCCCAGGAAGAGATGGAGGTCATAGACAAAAGGTATCTCATCTGTACACACAAGGCTATAGGCTGCTCCACTGCGGCCTGCGCGTGCCACTCGACCTGGGGTTGAAAAGGCAGAGATGAGCCAACAGTCAATGGTGTTGGAAGACACTATATTTCATTGATTCAGGTGGTTGTCACTGGCCTTTCACGTATATAAATGACAAGTCAAGATAGCCTAAAACATCATGTTGACCACAAACTGTTTGCGTTACCCACCGACTCTGTGCAGGAAGAGCTTGGCCTTGGAGGGGAAGTTGTAGTTGATGACGTTGTCCAGTAGGGGGATGTCTATACCGCGAGCAGCCACGTCGGTCACAATCAACACCATGGCCTTGCGGTGGACAAATTTACCAATGTTGATCTTCCTGGCAGTCTGGTCCAGGGCACTGTAGATGTAGGCACACTCCACGCCCTCAGAGGACAGCAGCTAAGCATAGGGTAACACAGAGTTAGAGTCAAAACGTGTTTCAAAGTACAAGGCTGAGGACAACCAAACCTTATCCATTAGTTTACCCTTTTATTCACCGGGGTCTCACCTCTTTGAGGTACTCGACATGGTGTTTGGTGGCAACAAATACCACCGTCTGCTCCTGTGGCTTCGCCACGTTCCTCAGCAGGTGGAGCAGCAGAGCCGGCTTATCATCCATCCTCAGGTGGAAGAACGACAGCTGGGAGAGGAGAAAATGCAATGTTATGCTACTTTTATATGATGTAAATTAATCAATCACAGGTTTCACATGTCGGATTCAAACTGGGCGCACATTTTTTGAATGTGTGTTTTAGCGAGTCCTTTAGCGTTACCTTCAGCAGCTCACTCAGCTTGGAGTCCACGTCCAGACGAATCAGCACTGGCTCCGTCAACCCTGCACAAAACACACCCCTATCAGAGCACGACTGATCTTGCCTCGTACACAACTTATTATGAAAAGGCTGGAAAAGAAGGCAGAGGATGCGGGTGGGCTTACCGGCTCTAGCAAACTCAACCAGTAGTTTGGGCAGGGTGGCAGAGAACAGCAGTGTCTGTCTGTTGTCTGGGAGCCTCCGGATGATCTCCTGGAGCTGGTCAGCAAAGCCCATCTCAAACAGCCTGTCCGCCTCGTCAAACACAACGTACTCCACACTCTGTAGCTTCAAGTTCATCTCCATGACAACGTGCATCAGACGACCTGGGGTACCGATAATTCTGAAGGCAGAAGACATAACTCAAATCTACAGCAGAGAACAAAACGTAAGCTTTTTATAGTTTGAAATTTCATTATGGCAAATTACAGCAGTACATTGTGAAGGCCATAGTGCACGTACATATCCGGGTTCTCATGAAGCGCAGCAAACTGATCATCCATTCTGAAAAGAAACAAGAGG encodes the following:
- the LOC110509794 gene encoding ATP-dependent RNA helicase DDX54, encoding MAQRKKKLTKKKRQTGHREPDESDGGDFEVAAKIRDDDSPGRKLPRFPGASSECLSDVEPDTRELVRAQNKKKKKSGGFQSMGLSYPVFKGVMKKGYKVPTPIQRKTIPVILDGKDMVAMARTGSGKTAAFLVPMFEKLKVPQAQTGARALILTPTRELALQTMKFTKELGKFTGLKTALILGGDRMDDQFAALHENPDIIIGTPGRLMHVVMEMNLKLQSVEYVVFDEADRLFEMGFADQLQEIIRRLPDNRQTLLFSATLPKLLVEFARAGLTEPVLIRLDVDSKLSELLKLSFFHLRMDDKPALLLHLLRNVAKPQEQTVVFVATKHHVEYLKELLSSEGVECAYIYSALDQTARKINIGKFVHRKAMVLIVTDVAARGIDIPLLDNVINYNFPSKAKLFLHRVGRVARAGRSGAAYSLVCTDEIPFVYDLHLFLGRPLQLATPDHQQESDGVFGRVPQSILDDEESQLVTAHENSHDLQNLRRIADNAYKQYIKSRPMPSPESFKRVKNTELPSMAVHPLLGSGLEKMELERLQMVDCIKGYKARATIFEINSNSKTNASVVMRAKRSRDTRLVDMFTQKKEVLAAEGRYHVPVTPLPSTHHTADQEDSEEEDFQGVFSEVVGGKRRKPQEDGDMERPVSKKTKQTGRDEENYIPYRPKDFNSERGLSLGKEGTTFEQQASTAVLDLMGDEGDRLNQHKHMMKWDRKRKRFVKETGKEADQKKKRTESGQMINNKNKKNFYEEWKKKYKVDDGGGGDSDGETGGGGRGRRRGGGGRGRPGRGRGGPSRGPNSQPLGPPGQQRDGGSRGPRSELKTRDQILKQRRKTEKQKFLQSGGLKKLRGKGKQRLNDQKKSGFGRGVHKKGKMKKRL